Proteins from a single region of Stutzerimonas stutzeri:
- a CDS encoding LysE family translocator, whose product MDLYLSMAAFALASSITPGPVNLVALNCGARFGFRASVRHIAGATIGFTLLLLLIGLGLYELLERAPMLMRGIQWGGVAFLLYMAWRLAADDGRLEPTAAPSGPSLFDGALMQWLNPKAWLASVAGMGLFAANGDVLRVWLFAGLYFLICYASIACWAGAGAFLSRFLQQPSRVRWLNRTMAVLLAGSALYLVAG is encoded by the coding sequence ATCACGCCCGGGCCGGTCAATCTGGTGGCGTTGAACTGCGGCGCACGCTTTGGTTTTCGCGCCAGCGTCCGACACATTGCCGGCGCCACCATTGGTTTTACCTTGTTGTTATTGCTCATCGGCCTCGGCCTTTATGAGCTGCTGGAACGCGCGCCGATGCTGATGCGTGGCATCCAGTGGGGCGGTGTGGCTTTTCTGTTGTACATGGCCTGGCGCCTGGCGGCGGACGATGGCCGGCTAGAACCAACCGCGGCGCCCAGCGGCCCCTCGTTGTTCGATGGCGCGCTGATGCAATGGCTCAACCCCAAGGCATGGCTGGCGTCCGTGGCTGGCATGGGCCTGTTTGCCGCTAATGGTGATGTGCTGCGAGTCTGGCTGTTCGCCGGTCTGTATTTTCTGATCTGTTACGCGTCGATCGCGTGCTGGGCCGGCGCGGGCGCATTCCTCAGTCGGTTCCTGCAGCAGCCGTCGCGAGTGCGTTGGCTCAATCGCACGATGGCGGTCCTGCTGGCCGGCAGCGCCCTTTATCTAGTGGCCGGTTGA
- a CDS encoding AraC family transcriptional regulator, translating into MNNPDDSQPRFWRDAALPFLEARAVADGRRVCYAPHCHETFSIGAITAGASTYFNGTARQRIARGAVVIINPQTVHACNPIDGQPWSYLMFYLDTGWLGSLQLELGASVDGTFVPYAPIQSLDPTLFDGLTRLYAVLLDPQADILHKQSAAIEYFTLLQQTLAPAPPESCGEPLLQLSRAADYIAENCTRALRLEDICQAAGLSPSYLIRTFKQHYGMTPHAYLLNRRIQRSQHWLRQGHDLAEVALAAGFADQAHFQRTFKRQLAATPGQYRDRTGSGSTGH; encoded by the coding sequence GTGAACAATCCGGACGACAGCCAGCCACGCTTCTGGCGCGACGCCGCTCTGCCCTTCCTCGAGGCGCGGGCGGTCGCCGATGGGCGCAGGGTCTGCTATGCGCCGCACTGTCACGAGACCTTTTCCATCGGCGCGATCACCGCCGGCGCCAGCACCTACTTCAACGGCACGGCACGCCAGCGGATCGCCCGCGGCGCCGTGGTGATCATCAATCCGCAAACGGTGCATGCCTGCAACCCCATCGACGGCCAACCCTGGTCGTACCTGATGTTCTACCTCGACACGGGCTGGCTGGGGTCGCTGCAGCTGGAACTGGGCGCCAGTGTCGACGGCACCTTCGTGCCCTATGCGCCGATCCAGAGTCTCGACCCGACGCTGTTCGACGGGCTGACTCGGCTATATGCCGTGCTACTCGATCCGCAGGCCGACATCCTGCACAAGCAGAGCGCCGCAATCGAGTATTTCACCTTGCTGCAGCAAACGCTGGCGCCCGCACCGCCGGAATCGTGCGGCGAGCCGCTGCTGCAACTGAGCCGCGCAGCAGACTACATTGCCGAAAACTGCACCCGCGCGCTGCGCCTGGAAGACATTTGCCAGGCCGCCGGGCTGTCGCCCTCCTACCTGATCCGTACCTTCAAGCAGCACTACGGCATGACGCCGCATGCCTATCTGCTCAATCGTCGTATCCAGCGCAGCCAGCATTGGCTTCGCCAAGGTCACGACCTCGCGGAGGTGGCGCTGGCCGCAGGCTTCGCAGACCAAGCGCACTTCCAGCGCACCTTCAAACGCCAGCTGGCAGCAACGCCTGGGCAATACCGCGATCGCACCGGCTCGGGCTCAACCGGCCACTAG
- a CDS encoding DUF6746 family protein → MKTLIRTAALALTTIVASHAFAEAPPPSNLAEAVKQFSEYNTRLDQALAQEQTPENMAQIHELTYTLKAALEKIVEEMDGLNDTLEEIHIASEAESADEVSSYGADYLKTARTVIK, encoded by the coding sequence GTGAAAACGCTTATCCGGACCGCCGCTCTGGCGCTGACCACCATCGTCGCCAGCCATGCCTTCGCCGAGGCACCGCCACCTAGCAACTTGGCCGAGGCGGTGAAGCAATTCTCCGAATACAACACCCGCCTCGACCAGGCCCTGGCGCAGGAGCAGACACCGGAGAACATGGCGCAGATCCACGAACTGACCTACACGCTGAAAGCGGCGCTGGAGAAAATCGTCGAGGAAATGGACGGGCTGAACGACACCCTGGAGGAAATCCACATCGCCTCGGAAGCCGAGAGCGCGGACGAAGTCAGCAGCTACGGTGCGGACTATCTGAAGACTGCGCGGACGGTGATCAAGTAA
- a CDS encoding methyl-accepting chemotaxis protein, giving the protein MMQQLTIRARLLILVGAMLAACLVIGLTGLNAQQRSVAGLNTVYLDSVVPLRDLKLIADLYAVKIVDTTHKTRSGMLSYGQARDEVRNARTEINRLWSAYLNTHLIDAERQLASRIETLMKAADEPLDALERTLDRHSEERLAAFVINDLYPLIDPISEGFIQLIELQLGEAKAEYNQALALYERNRVLNIGLLLALLIGGGLFAMVLLRSISRPLEELKQAAASVAAGDLSRTIECRGKDEITEVQQSIRQMQQTLRDTLQDIQGSATQLASAAEELHAVTQHTAQGIHQQNEEVQMAATAVTEMSAAVDEVAGNANRTSDASRDAETVADDGRRQVTATRQTIDQLSDKLQQTAGTVTRLAEEAASIGQVVDVIHAIADQTNLLALNAAIEAARAGEAGRGFAVVADEVRNLAQRTQSSTQEIERMIGAIQSATEQSVRDMQQSSEFAARSQTMAGEADQALGLIAERVGQINEMNLVIASAAEEQAQVAREVDRNLVAIRDISEQSATGAQQTSVASDELARLATQLNQLVGRFRL; this is encoded by the coding sequence ATGATGCAGCAACTGACAATCCGTGCCCGCCTGCTGATTCTGGTCGGGGCCATGCTTGCGGCCTGCCTGGTGATCGGGCTGACCGGGCTCAACGCCCAGCAGCGCAGCGTCGCCGGGCTCAACACTGTGTACCTGGATAGCGTCGTGCCGCTGCGTGACCTCAAGCTGATCGCCGACCTGTACGCGGTGAAGATCGTCGATACCACCCACAAGACTCGCAGCGGCATGCTCAGCTATGGCCAGGCGCGTGACGAGGTGCGCAACGCCCGCACCGAGATCAACCGTCTCTGGAGCGCGTACCTGAACACGCATTTGATCGACGCCGAACGGCAGCTGGCGTCGCGCATCGAAACCCTGATGAAGGCCGCGGACGAACCACTCGATGCGCTCGAGCGTACGCTGGACCGGCACAGCGAAGAGCGGCTGGCGGCGTTCGTCATCAACGATCTGTATCCGCTGATCGATCCCATATCCGAAGGATTTATCCAGCTGATCGAGCTGCAACTGGGCGAGGCCAAGGCGGAGTACAACCAGGCGCTGGCGCTGTATGAGCGCAACCGGGTGCTGAATATCGGCTTGTTACTGGCGCTGCTGATCGGCGGCGGCTTGTTCGCCATGGTGTTGCTGCGCAGCATCAGCCGGCCGCTGGAGGAGTTGAAGCAGGCCGCTGCATCGGTGGCAGCGGGGGATTTGAGTCGCACCATCGAGTGTCGCGGCAAGGACGAGATCACCGAGGTGCAACAGTCGATCCGGCAGATGCAGCAAACCCTGCGCGATACGCTGCAGGATATCCAGGGCTCCGCGACCCAGCTGGCTTCGGCTGCCGAGGAGCTGCACGCGGTCACCCAGCACACCGCCCAGGGCATCCATCAGCAGAACGAAGAAGTGCAGATGGCCGCCACCGCGGTCACCGAGATGTCCGCCGCGGTGGACGAAGTGGCCGGCAATGCCAACCGCACCTCGGATGCCTCGCGCGATGCCGAGACCGTGGCTGACGATGGACGCCGGCAGGTGACCGCCACGCGGCAGACCATTGACCAGCTGAGCGACAAGCTGCAGCAGACTGCCGGAACCGTGACCCGACTGGCCGAGGAGGCGGCGAGCATCGGCCAGGTGGTGGATGTGATTCACGCGATCGCCGACCAGACCAACCTGCTGGCGCTCAACGCCGCCATCGAGGCGGCACGGGCCGGTGAGGCCGGGCGTGGTTTCGCGGTGGTCGCCGACGAGGTGCGCAACCTCGCGCAGCGCACCCAGAGTTCGACCCAGGAGATCGAGCGCATGATCGGCGCGATCCAGAGCGCGACCGAGCAGTCGGTGCGCGACATGCAGCAGAGCAGCGAATTCGCTGCGCGCAGCCAGACCATGGCCGGCGAAGCGGATCAGGCACTGGGGCTGATCGCCGAGCGCGTCGGGCAGATCAACGAGATGAACCTGGTGATCGCCAGCGCCGCCGAGGAGCAGGCACAGGTCGCGCGGGAGGTGGATCGCAACCTGGTGGCCATCCGCGACATCTCAGAGCAGAGCGCCACCGGCGCGCAGCAGACCTCGGTGGCCAGCGATGAGCTGGCGCGCCTGGCGACGCAGCTCAACCAGCTGGTCGGGCGCTTCCGTCTGTAA
- a CDS encoding alpha/beta fold hydrolase: MKTAVSALALAAGLTLSLPLLAESRTTYGPQLEGFSYPHPLKHYRFESQGKALEMAFMDVEPQGKANGRTALLLHGKNFCGATWDRTIEVLSKAGYRVIAPDQVGFCSSSKPEGYQFSFAQLAHNTQALLEQENIEQVTVIGHSMGGMLAARLALNYPQRVEQLVLVNPIGLEDWQAEGVPYASIDQLYQSELKTDFDSIKAYQQKFYYNGNWKPEYDRWVEMLAGMYAGDGKEQVAWNQAQTSEMVFTQPVIHEFSRLKTPSLLLIGGLDRTAPGANRAPQDVAKRLGNYPELGRQAAAMIPDAKLVAFPDLGHSPQVEAPEKFHRALLEGLQR, from the coding sequence GTGAAAACAGCCGTGTCCGCCCTGGCGCTTGCCGCCGGTCTAACCCTGAGCCTGCCACTGCTGGCCGAAAGCCGAACCACCTACGGCCCGCAGCTGGAAGGCTTCAGCTATCCGCACCCGCTCAAGCACTACCGTTTCGAATCCCAGGGCAAGGCGCTGGAAATGGCCTTCATGGACGTCGAGCCGCAGGGCAAGGCGAACGGCCGCACGGCGCTGCTGCTGCATGGCAAGAACTTCTGCGGGGCGACTTGGGATCGCACCATCGAGGTGCTCAGCAAGGCTGGTTACCGGGTCATCGCTCCCGATCAGGTCGGTTTCTGCAGCTCGAGCAAGCCCGAGGGTTACCAGTTCAGCTTCGCCCAGCTGGCGCACAACACCCAGGCGCTGCTGGAGCAGGAGAACATCGAGCAGGTCACGGTGATCGGCCATTCCATGGGCGGCATGCTGGCCGCGCGGCTGGCGCTGAACTACCCGCAGCGGGTCGAGCAGTTGGTGCTGGTGAACCCCATTGGTCTGGAGGACTGGCAGGCCGAGGGTGTGCCCTACGCCTCGATCGATCAGCTCTACCAGTCGGAGCTGAAGACCGATTTCGACAGCATCAAGGCCTACCAGCAGAAGTTCTACTACAACGGCAACTGGAAGCCGGAGTACGACCGCTGGGTGGAAATGCTCGCCGGAATGTACGCCGGAGATGGCAAGGAGCAGGTTGCCTGGAACCAGGCGCAGACCTCGGAGATGGTTTTCACCCAGCCGGTGATCCATGAGTTTTCACGGCTCAAAACGCCGAGCCTGCTGCTGATCGGCGGGCTGGATCGCACCGCACCGGGCGCCAACCGTGCGCCGCAGGATGTCGCCAAGCGCCTGGGCAACTATCCCGAGCTGGGCCGACAGGCGGCGGCGATGATTCCCGATGCCAAGCTGGTGGCCTTCCCCGATCTGGGGCACTCGCCCCAGGTCGAGGCGCCGGAAAAGTTCCACCGTGCGTTGCTCGAAGGGCTGCAGCGCTAA
- a CDS encoding alpha/beta hydrolase yields the protein MQRFFLFRSKARRLCLLLITLFAVGLPVGCSVLEQKERELVFRIEPGTASWFSGLPRGIEELQLTDSAFGDEQNIHAWWWPAVDADAPALLYLHGVRWNLTGHLFRLEQLRALGFSVLAIDYRGFGQSLGDLPSERSVYADARIGWERLKALQPDASKRFIYGHSLGGAVAVDLAAELGQQAERDETPAEARALIIESTFTSLADVATAVSDTTLPVRWLLSQKFDSLEKIDQIGMPLLVVHGTDDRYVPPRFSEQLYEAARQPKQMLMVEGATHNNSLRVALGAYGRALQALLESGTQPSIKVSRRG from the coding sequence TTGCAGCGCTTCTTCCTGTTCCGCAGCAAAGCCCGGCGGCTCTGCCTGCTGCTGATTACCCTGTTCGCCGTCGGTCTTCCGGTGGGCTGTTCGGTGCTCGAACAGAAAGAGCGCGAGCTGGTGTTCCGTATCGAACCGGGAACCGCGTCGTGGTTCAGCGGCCTGCCGCGCGGCATCGAAGAGTTGCAGCTAACCGATTCGGCATTCGGCGACGAACAAAACATCCATGCCTGGTGGTGGCCGGCCGTCGATGCCGATGCGCCCGCCTTGCTCTACCTGCACGGCGTGCGCTGGAACCTCACCGGCCATCTGTTCCGCCTGGAGCAGCTGCGCGCCCTGGGCTTTTCGGTGTTGGCCATCGACTATCGCGGCTTTGGCCAGAGCCTTGGCGATTTGCCGTCGGAACGCAGCGTGTATGCCGATGCGCGTATTGGCTGGGAGCGCCTGAAGGCACTGCAGCCGGACGCCAGCAAGCGCTTCATCTACGGGCACTCCCTCGGCGGCGCGGTGGCGGTCGACCTGGCAGCGGAGCTCGGGCAACAGGCCGAACGCGACGAGACACCCGCCGAGGCGCGCGCGCTGATCATCGAGTCGACCTTCACCTCGTTGGCCGACGTGGCGACGGCCGTGTCCGACACCACGCTGCCGGTACGCTGGCTGCTGTCGCAGAAATTCGATTCGCTGGAGAAAATCGACCAGATCGGCATGCCACTGCTGGTGGTGCACGGCACCGATGACCGCTATGTGCCGCCGCGCTTCAGCGAGCAGCTGTATGAGGCCGCGCGCCAGCCCAAGCAAATGCTGATGGTCGAGGGCGCCACCCACAACAACAGCCTGCGCGTGGCGCTCGGTGCCTATGGCCGTGCGTTGCAGGCACTGCTGGAATCCGGCACGCAGCCGTCTATCAAAGTCTCCCGGCGCGGTTAG
- a CDS encoding MFS transporter, producing the protein MTAPANAATPPLSARAVLLLELALAMGGFAIGTGEFAIMGLMPNVAEGLGISEPQVGNVISTYALGVVVGAPLLAILGSRLFRRHLLLLLMGFFALGNFASALAPDYSTLMIFRFITGLPHGAYFGVAMLVAASMVPPDKRAQAVARVLMGLTVAILIGNPLATWLGQWLSWRYAFALVGAIALLTVLLVALFLPLNRDEPRNSPLHEIRAFNRPQVWLALAISSIGFAGMFCVFSYMAPTLLEVTGVSAGWIPFALAAFGLGGIVGNLVGGWLFDKLRFKAVAWLLLWSALVLLVFPLAAHSVWTIFPAVFAVGTMVSLSPALQTHLMDVAADAQTLAAASNHAAFNVANALGPWLGGLAITAGFGWTSTGYIGAATAVGGLLVFAWAWKIERAVREAEANPAACCS; encoded by the coding sequence ATGACGGCGCCAGCCAACGCAGCCACTCCGCCCCTTTCCGCCCGCGCCGTGCTGCTGCTTGAGCTGGCGCTGGCCATGGGCGGTTTCGCCATCGGCACCGGCGAGTTCGCCATCATGGGGCTGATGCCTAACGTCGCCGAAGGGCTGGGCATCAGCGAACCCCAGGTCGGCAACGTGATCAGCACCTACGCACTGGGCGTGGTGGTGGGCGCACCCTTGCTGGCGATCCTTGGCTCACGGCTGTTCCGACGACACCTGCTGCTCTTGCTGATGGGTTTCTTCGCCCTCGGCAATTTCGCCAGCGCCCTGGCGCCGGACTACTCGACGCTGATGATCTTCCGCTTCATCACCGGCCTGCCTCACGGCGCGTATTTCGGCGTGGCAATGCTGGTGGCCGCCTCCATGGTACCGCCGGACAAGCGCGCCCAAGCCGTGGCCCGAGTGCTGATGGGCCTGACCGTGGCGATCCTGATCGGCAATCCGCTGGCCACCTGGCTCGGGCAATGGCTGAGCTGGCGCTATGCCTTTGCCCTGGTTGGCGCCATCGCCCTGCTAACGGTCTTGCTGGTGGCGCTGTTCCTGCCGCTGAACCGCGACGAGCCGCGCAATAGCCCGCTGCACGAAATCCGCGCGTTCAACCGGCCGCAGGTCTGGCTGGCGCTGGCGATCAGCTCCATTGGCTTCGCCGGGATGTTTTGTGTGTTCAGCTACATGGCACCCACGCTACTGGAAGTCACTGGCGTCAGTGCCGGCTGGATTCCGTTCGCCCTCGCCGCCTTCGGCCTTGGCGGCATCGTCGGCAACCTGGTCGGCGGCTGGCTGTTCGACAAGCTGCGCTTCAAGGCGGTCGCCTGGCTCCTGCTGTGGAGCGCGCTGGTGCTGCTGGTATTCCCGCTGGCCGCGCACTCGGTGTGGACGATCTTTCCGGCGGTGTTCGCGGTGGGCACCATGGTCTCGCTTTCGCCCGCTCTGCAGACCCATCTGATGGACGTCGCCGCGGATGCCCAGACCCTTGCAGCCGCCTCCAACCACGCCGCGTTCAACGTCGCCAATGCGCTTGGGCCCTGGCTGGGCGGCCTGGCGATCACCGCCGGTTTTGGCTGGACGTCCACCGGCTATATCGGTGCCGCTACCGCCGTCGGCGGCCTGCTGGTGTTCGCCTGGGCCTGGAAAATCGAGCGTGCAGTGCGGGAAGCCGAGGCCAACCCAGCGGCCTGCTGCTCGTGA
- a CDS encoding methyl-accepting chemotaxis protein, whose translation MKLVFAPAELLMNRLNYPSKFALIGLLVFLAFASLMWTIAGQLNRTIARAENELVATALARPLSKLVELTQQHRGVSAMLLGGNSAMADRRSTLQTNVDAAMAEMNRVLADDKRAMREWQDIGRGWDEIKRGVQGWSQAQSYQAHTALIGEMLNFQTLLSDAYGLTFDPEPQTYYLMTTAVSRLPFLIERLGRLRGSASAMLTKGEITDQQRTALIVVTEEIRSATVEMERSMEKVIAQRPELQTQLNHAVATLRERGETVDLVVQGMLVRGDFSSTSSAQFFDMTTEAIGIGYTQMYDVLLPSLDQLLQQRIDDARQMLHGNLAMLLVVLAVIGYLSVGAYLSVMTSIRSLRDGSERLAAGDLTTHIDLAARDELRFVAGSFNAMAEAMRQLIGSIKSNSDHVADSARSLATASGQIHVASQCQSDAASSMAAAVEQMTVGIESIARNAGEADALANRSGELSRQGGEIVAAVVDEISQIAISVGDSARTVAELGERSGQISAIVGVIGDIAAQTNLLALNAAIEAARAGDQGRGFAVVADEVRKLAERTANSTKEIAQMVSAIQQGTEGAVQGMELGVAKVNDGVARAQRAGEAMGGIREAANQVLSTVAEISNALREQSAASAEIAQQVSTIARMAEENGEAVGTNHHTASRLSDLAGTLLDNVSRFKAS comes from the coding sequence ATGAAACTCGTCTTTGCCCCTGCCGAACTGCTGATGAACCGGCTCAATTACCCAAGCAAGTTTGCCCTGATCGGCTTACTTGTTTTTCTCGCGTTCGCCAGCCTGATGTGGACCATAGCTGGCCAGCTCAACCGCACCATAGCGCGCGCCGAGAACGAACTGGTAGCCACTGCGCTGGCGCGGCCGTTGTCCAAGTTGGTCGAGCTTACCCAGCAGCACCGCGGTGTGTCGGCGATGCTGTTGGGTGGCAATTCCGCCATGGCGGATCGTCGCAGCACGCTGCAAACGAATGTCGATGCGGCGATGGCCGAGATGAACCGCGTGCTGGCCGATGACAAGCGCGCCATGCGCGAATGGCAGGACATCGGCCGCGGCTGGGACGAGATCAAGCGGGGCGTGCAGGGCTGGTCGCAGGCGCAGAGCTATCAGGCGCACACGGCGCTGATCGGCGAGATGTTGAATTTTCAGACACTGCTCTCCGACGCCTACGGCCTGACGTTTGATCCGGAGCCGCAGACCTATTACCTGATGACGACCGCAGTCAGCCGGCTGCCGTTTCTTATCGAGCGTCTTGGACGTCTACGCGGCAGTGCGTCGGCCATGCTGACCAAAGGCGAGATCACCGACCAGCAACGCACGGCGTTGATCGTGGTGACCGAGGAGATCAGATCGGCGACGGTCGAGATGGAGCGCAGCATGGAAAAGGTCATCGCTCAGCGGCCGGAGCTGCAAACGCAGCTCAACCACGCGGTGGCGACCCTGCGCGAGCGTGGCGAAACCGTCGACCTCGTGGTTCAGGGCATGCTGGTGCGCGGCGATTTCAGCAGCACCTCGTCTGCGCAGTTCTTCGACATGACTACCGAAGCGATCGGCATCGGCTACACGCAGATGTACGACGTGCTGCTGCCGAGCCTGGACCAACTACTGCAGCAGCGCATCGACGACGCCCGACAGATGCTGCATGGCAACCTCGCCATGCTGCTGGTGGTATTGGCCGTTATCGGCTATCTCTCGGTGGGTGCCTACCTGTCGGTGATGACCAGCATTCGTAGCCTGCGTGATGGCAGCGAGCGGCTTGCTGCTGGCGATCTGACAACCCATATCGACCTGGCCGCGCGTGACGAGCTGCGCTTCGTCGCCGGCAGCTTCAACGCCATGGCTGAGGCCATGCGCCAGCTGATCGGCAGCATCAAGAGCAACTCCGACCACGTCGCCGACTCGGCGCGCAGCCTGGCGACTGCCTCGGGGCAGATTCATGTCGCCTCGCAGTGCCAGAGCGATGCGGCATCGAGCATGGCGGCTGCGGTGGAGCAGATGACCGTCGGCATCGAGAGCATTGCGCGCAACGCCGGCGAGGCCGATGCGCTGGCCAATCGCTCCGGCGAACTGTCGCGCCAGGGGGGCGAGATCGTTGCCGCAGTGGTCGATGAAATCAGCCAGATCGCCATATCCGTTGGCGACTCGGCGCGTACCGTCGCCGAGCTGGGCGAGCGTTCCGGGCAGATATCGGCCATCGTCGGGGTGATCGGCGATATCGCGGCGCAAACCAACCTGCTGGCGCTGAATGCGGCAATCGAAGCGGCGCGGGCGGGCGATCAGGGGCGTGGTTTTGCGGTGGTGGCCGACGAGGTGCGCAAGCTGGCGGAACGCACGGCCAACTCCACCAAGGAGATCGCGCAGATGGTTTCAGCCATCCAGCAGGGTACCGAGGGTGCAGTGCAGGGGATGGAGCTGGGGGTGGCGAAAGTCAATGACGGTGTAGCGCGTGCTCAGCGCGCCGGCGAAGCCATGGGCGGCATCCGCGAGGCGGCCAATCAGGTGTTGTCGACGGTCGCGGAGATTTCCAATGCCCTGCGCGAGCAGAGCGCGGCATCGGCGGAAATCGCGCAGCAGGTGTCAACCATCGCGCGCATGGCCGAGGAAAACGGCGAAGCGGTGGGCACCAACCACCATACTGCCAGCCGACTCAGCGACCTGGCCGGCACCCTGCTGGACAACGTCAGCCGCTTCAAGGCGAGTTGA
- a CDS encoding serine aminopeptidase domain-containing protein, with the protein MPESVSLSCRDGYALSAQLWNPQGPARGAVIISCATGVLSRYYARYASFLTEHGFIALTYDFRGIGGSRPQHMRGMQMRWRDWGEYDFDAAVRFMRGRDPHGLLVAVGHSAGGFMPGFAEAASEVDRYLNVAGQYAYWRDYAADQRLRMYAKWHLFMPAVTRLVGYFPGRRFGWLEDLPAGVALEWSRRGARLEDSYPAGEHKLLFSRFAAVRAPMLAVSTSDDEFATPAAMRRGLGYFRNSPRQLVQLNPRAMGFERIGHFGLFHDRHRNGFWRESLEWIAEGRNPWLADEFIEPGVEPESDGAIPFGAPSGYKPGP; encoded by the coding sequence ATGCCCGAGTCCGTTTCCCTGAGTTGCCGCGATGGTTATGCGCTGTCTGCGCAGCTGTGGAATCCGCAAGGTCCGGCCCGTGGCGCGGTGATCATCAGCTGCGCGACCGGCGTGCTGTCGCGCTATTACGCGCGCTACGCGAGTTTTCTCACCGAGCATGGTTTTATCGCGCTGACCTACGACTTTCGCGGCATCGGTGGCTCACGGCCGCAGCACATGCGTGGCATGCAGATGCGCTGGCGCGACTGGGGCGAGTACGACTTCGATGCTGCTGTGCGCTTCATGCGTGGGCGTGATCCGCACGGGTTGCTGGTGGCGGTGGGGCACAGCGCCGGTGGCTTTATGCCGGGCTTTGCCGAAGCCGCCAGCGAGGTGGATCGATATCTGAACGTCGCCGGGCAGTACGCCTACTGGCGCGACTACGCCGCTGATCAGCGCCTGCGCATGTACGCCAAGTGGCATCTGTTCATGCCCGCGGTGACCCGCCTGGTTGGCTATTTTCCCGGTCGCCGCTTCGGCTGGCTGGAAGATCTGCCGGCCGGTGTCGCGCTGGAGTGGTCCCGGCGCGGCGCACGTCTGGAAGACAGCTACCCGGCTGGCGAGCACAAACTGCTGTTCAGCCGCTTTGCCGCCGTCCGTGCGCCGATGCTGGCGGTCAGTACCAGTGACGACGAGTTCGCCACGCCGGCCGCCATGCGCCGCGGGCTCGGCTACTTTCGCAACAGCCCGCGGCAGCTGGTGCAGCTCAATCCCCGCGCGATGGGCTTCGAGCGCATCGGCCATTTCGGCCTGTTCCACGACCGGCATCGCAATGGCTTCTGGCGCGAGTCGCTGGAATGGATCGCCGAGGGCCGCAATCCCTGGCTGGCCGACGAGTTTATCGAGCCCGGCGTGGAGCCGGAGAGTGACGGCGCCATTCCCTTCGGCGCGCCGTCGGGCTATAAGCCTGGCCCATGA
- a CDS encoding GreA/GreB family elongation factor, translating into MNKTALQQQIIATLEADREVAKAVLAATHEAATHAESKAENKYDTRGLEAAYLADGQRRRLHEIETALAAYRNLQPTIGSDECVRVGALLCLEHDGVERWFFLGPDAAGLKLQHEGREILVITPRSPLGQGLLGREVGDEVELKVNGQAQRYEVLQIA; encoded by the coding sequence ATGAACAAGACCGCCCTTCAGCAGCAGATCATCGCTACCCTCGAAGCCGACCGTGAAGTCGCCAAGGCCGTGCTGGCCGCGACCCATGAGGCCGCCACCCATGCCGAGAGCAAGGCCGAGAACAAGTACGACACTCGCGGCCTGGAAGCCGCCTACCTCGCCGACGGGCAAAGACGACGCCTGCACGAGATCGAGACGGCGCTTGCCGCCTATCGCAACCTGCAGCCGACCATCGGCTCGGACGAGTGCGTGCGGGTCGGTGCGCTGCTTTGCCTCGAGCATGACGGCGTCGAACGCTGGTTCTTCCTCGGCCCGGATGCCGCGGGGCTGAAATTGCAGCATGAAGGCCGGGAGATTCTGGTCATCACGCCGCGTTCGCCATTGGGGCAGGGGCTGCTCGGCCGCGAGGTGGGGGATGAGGTGGAGTTGAAGGTGAACGGGCAGGCGCAGCGCTATGAGGTGCTGCAGATCGCCTAG